In a genomic window of Quercus lobata isolate SW786 chromosome 4, ValleyOak3.0 Primary Assembly, whole genome shotgun sequence:
- the LOC115986753 gene encoding uncharacterized protein LOC115986753 isoform X2 — protein MLSQCFCWGFPTCSYSSIHHHNLNLSTNKKQQQPFLLFLRRRQPKPKSSPFKLTCLGTGAGTGTELFDQISQLAHNKVLVAAGISAAIGQLSKPFTSVLLYSKDLDFKAAFQAGGFPSTHSSAVVATATIIALERGLSDSIFGLTVVYAGLVMYDAQDIAPANALNF, from the exons ATGTTATCGCAGTGTTTCTGTTGGGGGTTTCCCACTTGTTCTTATTCATCCATCCACCACCACAACCTTAACCTTtctacaaacaaaaaacaacaacaaccctttcttctttttcttcgcCGAAgacaacccaaacccaaatcctcTCCTTTTAAGCTCACTTGTCTTGGAACTGGAGCTGGAACTGGAACTGAATTATTCGACCAAATTTCGCAACTTGCCCACAACAAG GTTTTAGTTGCAGCGGGTATTTCTGCTGCAATTGGACAGCTTTCTAAGCCCTTCACTTCTGTCTTACTCTATAGTAAAGACTTGGATTTCAAGGCTGCCTTTCAAGCTGGAGGCTTCCCTTCTACTCATTCCTCT GCGGTGGTAGCTACTGCAACAATCATTGCCCTGGAAAG GGGTCTCTCAGATTCAATTTTTGGCCTTACAGTTGTTTATGCTGGCCTTGTTATGTATGACGCACAG GACATAGCACCTGCAAATGCCCTTAACTTCTAA